In the Nilaparvata lugens isolate BPH chromosome 9, ASM1435652v1, whole genome shotgun sequence genome, one interval contains:
- the LOC111050391 gene encoding uncharacterized protein LOC111050391, which produces MVALIRNSVILCFVVNGGSALWEEIAGPYDLNFHHVSHCDKKGKIDALIPMKVSKLNRTHFVYSGRIDLGADADDNLKTTGKGTENSRLWGILWKALSLEVPVTYELEDHRGEAIQGGFYSEEIVKTKVPSVFD; this is translated from the exons ATGGTTGCTCTAATCAGAAACTCAGTTATTTTGTGCTTTGTAGTCAATGGGGGTTCTGCTCTCTGGGAGGAGATAGCG GGACCATATGACCTCAACTTCCACCATGTATCTCATTGTGATAAGAAAGGTAAAATAGACGCTCTCATCCCAATGAAAGTGAGTAAATTGAATCGAACACATTTTGTATACAGTGGGCGTATAGATTTAGGAGCGGACGCAGATGATAACTTGAAG ACAACTGGAAAAGGAACAGAAAATTCGAGGTTATGGGGAATTCTATGGAAAGCTCTCAGTCTAGAAG TGCCTGTAACATATGAATTGGAAGACCATAGAGGTGAAGCCATTCAAGGAGGGTTCTACTCTGAAGAAATTGTGAAGACAAAAGTGCCCAGCGTCTTTGATTAA